The sequence ACTGATGGCGATCTATTTCGACCTCCTGAAACAAAGTCCGGCTATGCGTGACGTCTGGCTGGCCATTCAGTCCGACAAGTCGCTGCATGGAATCGAGATGGAGGCCAATACCCGCAATGGCGCGCTGCTGGCGGCGGCCATGAACCGGGCGTCGCCATCGTTGGATGCCGAGGTTGCGCGTGTTACGGCATATGCGGTGATGGCACTTGGCGAGTCGGCCATGCGGCTGGCGATAGGTCTGCCGGGGCCTGACGCCGAATCCGTGGTGCAGAGCTATACGCGCATGGCTCTAGGCGAACTGGAAAGGCTCGTGACCCAAGAACCACGCGCGACTTGATCAGGCGGCTTCCGCCCAGCCATCGGGTGACAAGGTCACCGTCTCGGCGGCATCCTGCACCGGCTTCATGATGACGTTGCCCGGCATCAACGGCAGCACCTTGAGCATGAGATTGCGCACCGCGATGCCGAATGACGAATTCGGCACGAAACCGCCGCGCGCGGACATGGCCAGTTTCTGGCTCGCGGTGGCGAACGGCTGCATGCGAGCCTGGTAGTTGGCAAAGGCCGAGACAAAGTCGCTGCCACATGCAGCCAGTTCGTGCGCCAGGATATAGGCGCCCACGACAGCAAGCCCCGTCCCCATGCCCGACAGCGGGGAGGCGCAGCATGCGGCATCGCCCAGCAGACCGATCCGGCCTTTGGACCACTTCGGCAGGCTGACCAGGCTCACGGAGTCGAAGTAGAAGTCAGCTGCATTGTCCATGTGCTTGAGCAGTTGCGGCACGTGCCAGCCCTGGCCCTGGTAGCGATGGCGGATTGCGCCCTTCTGCGCTGCCACATCCCGCAGGTTGCCGAGGGGCTCTGGGCTGTTGAAGAAGAACATCGTCCGAGCCTCGCGGTTCTGGCGCGCGCTATAGACACCTGCAAGTGAACCGGGTGCGCTGAAGAGGCGGCCGGAATAGTCGAGGCCGAGCGTGTTGGGGACGCTGAAGATCGAGGCGTAGAGGCCCAGGTCCTGAACCTGCGCCGCTTCGGGACCAAAGGCCATCCGGCGCAGGCTGGAGCGCAGGCCATCTGCTCCGACGACAAGGTCAAAATGCCGCTTGATGCCACTCTCGAAGATGACCTCGACCCCGTCCGGCTTGTTCTCGATAAAGGCAATGGCGTCACCAAAGATGTATTCCGTGCCAGCCTTGGTGGCGTCGTGCAGAATGCCAACCAGATCGCCACGGATGATCTCGATCTCCCCACTCATTGCCGCAGCGGGCAGAACGGCCATCTGGCGATCATTGCGGTCAACATAGATCATGTCGCCCATATGCGTGTCGCAGGCACGAACCTGCTCCAGCAGGCCCATGCGGTTGAGTACGTCGATGGCGGTGCCGCGGAAATCAACCGCATATCCGCCAGTGCGTAGCGCCGGCGCGCGCTCGACGATGGTGGCATTCAAGCCCAGCTTGCCCAGCCAGAAGGCGAGGGCTGGACCGGCAATACCGGCGCCGGCGATCAATACGGATTTGACTTGAGACATGATGATATCCTCGCTATCGATAACCAATCTATACACATGTATAATACTTTTGTATAGATCAATTCATACGTTTGTATAAAAAAGGGGCCGGCCGGCATGGGACACAAGGAAGAGTTGCTCGAGGGTGCCAAGAAAAGCCTGCTGGAGCTGGGGTTTGCCCGAACGACGGCGCGCGACATCGTCGCGCGGTCAGGAACCAATCTTGCTTCGATCGGCTATCATTTCGGCTCGAAGGACGCCTTGATGCTGGAGGCCATCACCAGCGCCATGGAGGATTGGGGCAACGTGGTTGCCACGGCCCCGCAGGGCATCGAATATGACCGCCCGGACGAAAAATTCGTCGCCGTGTGGACGCAGATCATCGAGAGCTTCCATCGCGATCGGCCGCTCATGGTCGCAAGCTTCGAGGCCCTGATAGAGGCCGAGCACAATCCGATCCTCAAGCAGATTCTCGTCCAGGCCTATCCCGCCTCCAGCGAAGACCTGCCCGAGCAGTTTCTGACTGTCGAGGAAACGCTTGAGCCATCGGCGCGCGCCGCGCTGGGGAAAGTTCTGCTGGCGCTGATCAGTGGCGTGCTTACCCAATACATGGTCGATCCCAAGACGGCGCCCGATGCCAATCAGCTGCTGGTCGGCCTGACGCTGCTCGGGCGCCTGCTTGGCAATAACAGCAAGGGTTGAGTATCAGCTGGGCCAGAGCCCTTGGGGTGCCCTGCGATGAGTTACCGGGTAGCGGCATCGGGCTTTTCGTCTGAACCTCATAGGTCGCCCTCAGCGAGGCGGGCGTTCTTCAGCTGCGCGCCGGCCCGCGACGCTAGCGCGCTCCGGCGTTTTCTTTGGCTTCCGCCATCCAGTTGCTGAAGCGCTGGAACAGCCTGGCAAAGGTGACAAGATCATCTTCCGGCCAGTGACCCAGCGCGTCGGCGAAGACTCGCCATTTGTAGCGGCGGATGGCCAGCGCATGCGCGCGCCCGGCTTCGGTTAATTCGAGCACGATGCGACGGGAATCCGATTGCGAGGCGGCCCGGCGGACAATGCCCTTGTCGACTGCATCGGCCACGATGCGGCTGGCGCGCGAAGGATCGACGTTGAGCCGCTCGGCAATGAAGCCGACCGTGGCCTCGCCTGAATGCGCCGAGCAACCTTCGAGTGCGGCAAGGATATCGAGATCGGCCACGTCGATGGGCAGTTCGAGATCGCGCAGGGCCAGGCGACCCATTTCTCGCTTGGCCATCGAGCGACGGATCTGCGCCATCACGCCGTCAATGTCGATGGTCGCCTGGGCGGCAGTTGGGGACATTCCCAGTTCAAGCAAGTGCGCGCGATGGATGGCGTATGGGTCTGGCTCAGTATCGGTCATCGGGCCTCGATAGCAAATTATTGGACCAAGTCCAATATATGACCTTGACACATATGTGACCTAGGCACATTTTGGCGCCGCTTTTTTGAGGACGCTGATATGACTCAATCCACCACGATGCCGATCTCTCACCGCCGCAAGATGGCCATCTATGGCGCTGTGCTGGTCGGGATGTTCATGGCCGTGCTCGACATGCAGATCGTAGCCACGGCCTTGCCCACAATTGCGGCCGACCTGGGCAAACTTGAATTGTTCGGCTGGGTCGGCGCGTCCTACCTGCTGGCCACAGCGGCGGTCACGCCTTTCTACGGCAAGCTGGGCGACCTGTTCGGACGCAAGCGGGTGTTCATGGTGGCGATCGGGCTGTTCGTCGTCGGCTCGCTCGCTTGCGGGCTGGCGTGGTCGATGGAAAGTCTGATCGCGGCGCGAGTGCTGCAAGGACTGGGCGGTGGCGGGCTGATGACCTCGGCCTTCGGCATTCTGGCCGACCTCTTCGAGCCGAGGGAGCGCGCCAAGTATCAGGGTTATAGTTCGGCAGTGTTCACCGTTTCGGGGCTGATCGGCCCGGTGGCGGGCGGGTTCATCGCCCAGGCCATCGGCTGGGAATACATTTTCCTGATCAACCTGCCGATCGGGCTGGGCCTTATCGCCTTGCTGGCCATGGTCATGCCGAATTTTGCCACCGGACGGCAGCCCAAGATCGACTACTCGGGCGGCCTCCTGCTCGCCGGCGCGGTTACCGCGCTGGTGTTCTGGGCGGAGGAAGCCCTTGGCGGCGGCTATGGTGGGGTAATGGTCTACCTGCTGCCGCTCGTCGTCATTGCGGCCGCTGCGGCATTCGTGCTGGTCGAGCGGCGTGCCGCAGAGCCGATCGTGCCGCTGCATCTCCTCAGCAATTCCACCATCGCGCTCTCGCTTATCATCTCGGTAATTTCAGGGGTGGCGACGCTGGGTATGCTCAACTATTTCGCGCTGTTCCTGCAAACGGTGACCGGGCTGCCGCCGGCCTTCGCGGGGCTGCTGTTCCTGCCGTCCTCCGTCGGATCGTTGGTTGCCTCGGTGGGCACCGGCTTCCTGGTGTCGCGCACCGGGCGCTACAAGCCTTACCCGGTGGCGTCGATGGCACTGGGCATTGCGGTGATGCTGGCCTTCTCGACGGTCAACGCTGCGACACCGATCTGGCTGATCGGCGTGCTCATGTTCTTCTTCTCGGTCTCGATCGGGTTGCAGATGCAGACGCTGATGGTGGCCGTGCAGTCTACGGCACCGCGGCAGGATGTCGGTGCCGCGACAGGAACGCTGACATTGGCCCGCATGATCGGGGCCTCGCTGGGTCTGGCCGCCAATGGCGGCATCCTGACTGCGGGCCTCCTGCGTGGCCAGGCCGGGATCAGCCCGGAGACGCTGGCAGCCATGCCGGGGAAGATGACCGAGATGACCCCCAGCGTGATCGCGACGCTGCCGGCCGCGGCCGGGCAGGAGGTGGTATCGGTCTTCGCCGCCGCCTTCTCGATGGTGTTCTACAGCGGCGCCGCGCTCTTCGCCGTTGGGCTGATCTGTGCCCTCTTCATCAAGAATGTGAAGTTGCAGTCGCATGGCAAGGCACCGAGCCGGGCGCCGGAGCGACAGGCCGTGCTGGCGGAGTAGTTCGGCTCGACGCATTGCTGGCAATCGGAGGGCTGCGGTTATGCAATTGCGGCCCTCAGGGCTAAAATCTGATAGGTGGAAGGCCCAGCATAATTGGCGGGTTATCTCTCCGACTGAACTAGTCATTTTACTCGGAGCCGTCAGCCAGCATAATTGGCGGGCGGAGGAAGAATGGCTTTTGCCTCGATCAATGGCGTCGTGCTGCATTTCAGAGTCGAGGGCCGTGCGGACGCCCCGTCGCTGGTGCTGGCCAATTCGCTGGGCACCGATGCCCGCATCTGGGATCGGGTCATCACGCAGTTCACGCCGCGATATCGCGTTGTTTCCTATGACAAGCGCGGCCATGGGTTGAGCGACGCGCCACCCGGCGATTACCGGCTGGACGACCATGTCGACGATCTCGAGGGGCTGCTGCAGCATCTGGGCATCGAGCGGCTTGCCTTGGCCGGGGTCTCCGTCGGCGGTCTGATCGCCCAGGCTTACGCGCTACGCCATCCACACAGATTGGCGGCGCTCGTGCTCTGCGACACCGCGCCCAAGGTCGGCGACGCTGCGATGTGGAGCCAGCGCATTTCTGCCGTACGGGACAACGGGCTCGATGCAATTGTCGAGCCGGTGATGGCCCGCTGGTTCAGCGAGGGCTTCCGCAGCGGACGGTCCGTGGAACTGGCGGGGTGGCGCAACATGTTTTTGCGCATGCCCGTCGATGGCTATGCGGGCACGTGTGCGGCACTGCGCGATGCTGACCTGCGGGACGCGATCGGAGCCATTGCAACGCCGACCCTGGTCATCGTCGGGGAGCAGGATCTTTCCACGCCCGTAGACTTGGTGCGCAGCATGGCCGAGGCGATCGTGGGCGCGCGGTTCGCCATCATCCCCAATTGCGGGCATATTCCTTCCATTGAACAACCGCAGGCATTGGCTGCGGCGATGACGCAATTTCTCAACGAGGTGGGCTATGACTGAGGCAAGTCTATACGAGCGGGGCATGGCCACGCGGCGCTCGGTGCTTGGCGACACCCATGTCAACGGCGCCACCGCACGGCAGACTCCATTCGACGCCGATTTCCAGAGCTTCATCACCGAAGGCGCCTGGGGTTCGGTCTGGTCGCGGCCAGGCCTGGACAAGCGGGAGCGCTCACTGGTGACCATCGCGCTGCTGGCGGCGCTGGGGCATGACGAGGAACTGGCCATGCATGTGCGCGCTACCATCAATACCGGCTGCTCGCCCGAGGATATCAAGGAAGCGCTGCTGCACGTGGCCGTCTATGCCGGGGTGCCGGCGGCCAATCGTGCGTTCAAGATCGCCAAGGAGGAATTGGGCAATCGGGGAGAAGCGCCATGAGCGACCTCGTCCTGCCGGGGGCGGATGGCTTGCTCTATCCGCGCGACCGGGCCTGGCATCCGCCAGCCAACACGCCGGGCTACAAGAGTTCGACTTTCAGGGCGCCGCGCCAACCCCTGCTGGCACTGGCCGGGACCACCTCGGAAAATACCGGCCCGACCTTCGGGCATTCGCGGCCCAACCCGCTCGATAACGACCTTATCCGCAATTACAGCCAGGACGGTACGGAGGCCATCGGACAGCGGCTGATCGTCTATGGCCAGGTGCTGGACGAGAATGCGCGGGCCGTGCCCAACACCCTGGTCGAATTCTGGCAGGCCAATGCCGGCGGTCGATATCGGCACAAGAAAGAGGGGTACCTGGCCGCGCTCGATCCGAATTTTGGCGGTTGCGGCCGCGCCATCACCGACGCGCAGGGATTCTACTCGTTCCGTACGGTCAAGCCGGGGGCCTATCCCTGGCCCAATGGCGGCAATGACTGGCGCCCGGCCCATATCCATTTCTCGGTCTTCGGCCATGCCTTCGCGCAGCGGCTGATAACCCAGATGTATTTCGAGGGCGATCCGATGATCTGGCAGTGCCCCATCGTTGGCACCATTCCGGACAAGGCGGCAATCGACCAGTTGATCGCGCGCCTCGACCGGCACAACACGACGCCCATGGATGCGTTGGCCTATCGTTTCGATATCGTCCTGCGTGGGCGGCGTTCGACCATGTTCGAAAACAAGCTCGAGGGAAACTGATGCTGCACCCGGTACCCAGGCTCAAGGAAACGCCATCACAGACCGCCGGCCCCTATGTGCATATCGGGATGACGCCCAATTTTGCCGACATCAGGGGGGTCTATGCCAGCGACCTGGGCGCCAGCATGCTGACTCCGGACACGGTGGGCGAGCGCATCGTCATCAGTGGGCGGGTTGTTGATGGCGCCGGCGCGCCGGTCGGGGACGCCGTGGTCGAGCTTTGGCAGGCCGATGCCAGTGGCGCCTATGCCGGGCCGGCCGCCCGCGGTGAGCCGGCTTTCCTGGGCTGGGGCCGGCAGCCGACAGATGCCGATGGCGTATTCACCTTCGAGACCATCAAGCCTGGCGCAGTGCCCGGCCCTGATGGGCGGCCGATGGCGCCACATGTGGCGCTTTGGATCGTGGCGCGCGGCGTCAATATCGGGCTGCAGACCCGGCTCTATTTTGCCGACGAGGCCGATGCCAATGCCACCGATTGGGTCCTGACGAAGATCGCCGATCCGTTGCGGCGCGCGACGCTCATCGCCCGCAGGGAGGAAAGCGTCGTGCCGCGATACGTGCTCGACATCCACCTGCAGGGCGAACGGGAGACGGTATTCTTCGACGTGTAGGTATCGGTCATCTTCGCTACACTAGAAGATTCTGGGCGATAATCGAACAAATAGCGTTGGGCGCACAACGGTGTTGCGAGGTCCGCGTTCCGGTGTCTATTTCTTAGAAATGCAGAGGAGCAGACATGGACAAGTCCGTCGCTGATCGGGCCGCGGCCGTTGCCGACATAGAGGATGGCATGACCATCATGGTCGGCGGCTTCGGCGGATCAGGTGCCCCCATCGAGCTCATCCACGCGCTGATCGACCGATTTCGCGCCACGGGTAGTCCCGGGAAACTCACCATCATCAACAACAATGCCGGTAATGGACGGATCGGCATCGCCGCCATGATCGATGCGGGCATGGTGGCCAAGATGATCTGCTCGTTTCCGCGCTCGGCCGACCCCCGCGCCTTTACCGAGAAGTACCTGGTTGGCGATATCGGGCTGGAACTGGTGCCCCAGGGAACGCTGGCCGAGCGCATCCGCGCGGGGGGCGCGGGGATCCCGGCCTTTTACACGCCCACCAGCTACGGAACGGAACTGGCGAAAGGCAAGCCCGTCGCCGAGTTCGACGGCCGGATGTATGTGCAGGAGCGCTGGCTCAGGGCCGATGTCGCCATCATCAAGGCCGAACTGGCCGACCGGCAGGGGAACCTCACCTATCGCAAGGCCGCGCGAAACTTTTCCCCGCTCATGGCAGCGGCTGCCAGCCTGACCATTGTGCAGGCGACGCGTATTGTCGAACCGGGCACGATCGATCCCGAGCAGGTGATCACTCCGGGCCTCTTCGTCAATCGCATTGTCGAAATTGCCGATGCCCAGCAAGAGGAGGCGCTGATGCGCGCCGAGGTGGCCTATTGATGGACAAGCTCAGCAACGCGCAGATCGCCTGGCGCGCCGCGCAGGACATTGCCGACGGCGCCTATGTCAATCTGGGGATCGGCTTTCCGGAAATGGTGGCCAAGTTCCAGCCACTGGGGCGGGAGGCGATCTTCCACACCGAAAATGGCATTCTCAATTTCGGGGAATCCCCGCCTGCGGGGGAGGAAGATTGGGACCTGATCAATGCCGGCAAGAAAGCGGTGACGCTGAAGCCCGGCGCGGCCTTCTTCCACCACGCCGACAGCTTCGCCATGGTGCGCGGCGGGCACCTGGATGTGGCCATTTTGGGAGCCTATGAGGTCGCCGAAACCGGCGACCTGGCCAATTGGAGCACCGGGCCCAAGGGCGTCCCGGCGGTCGGCGGGGCGATGGATCTGGTACATGGCGCCAAGCGTGTCGCCGTCATCACCGACCATGTGACCAAGGATGGCAAGCCCAAGCTGGTCAAGACATGCAGCCTGCCGCTGACCGGCGTCGGCTGCGTCACCCGCGTCTATACGAGCCTGGCTGTCATCGACATCGTGGACCGGCGCTTCGTGTTGCGGGAAAAGCTTCCGGCAATCAGTCTGGATGACCTGCAGGCGGTGACCGGCGCCGAGCTCGTGGTCGATGGCGAGATTGCCGAACTCGTCGTGCCGGAGGTTTGAGATGGCGGAAGCATTCATCTGCGCCTATCTGCGCACTCCCATAGGCCGCTTTGGCGGTGCGTTGTCTTCGGTTCGCACCGACGATCTGGGAGCGGTGCCGCTTCGGGCACTGATGGCGGCCCATGACGGCGTAGACTGGGGCGCGGTCGATGACGTCGTCTTCGGCTGTGCCAACCAGGCCGGCGAGGATAATCGCAACGTGGCGCGCATGAGCCTGCTGCTGGCTGGCCTTCCCCTCTCTGTCCCGGGGACGACCATCAATCGGCTTTGCGGCTCGGGGATGGATGCGGTGATCACGGCGGCGCGCGCGGTCAAATCGGGGGAGGCGGAGCTGCTGATTGCCGGCGGCGTGGAGTCGATGTCCCGCGCGCCGTTCGTGATGCCGAAGGCAGACACGGCGTTTTCGCGCCAGGCCGAGATTTATGACACGACCATTGGCTGGCGCTTCGTCAACCCGAAAATGCAGGCACAGTATGGCGTGGATGCCATGCCCGAGACCGGTGAGAACGTAGCGCGCGAGTTTTCCGTCAGCCGCGAAGACCAGGATTCTTTTGCCGTGCGAAGCCAGGACCGGGCTGTCGCGGCGCAGGCCAGTGGACGACTGGGGCGCGAGATCGTGCCGGTCTCGGTGCCGCAGAAGAAGGGCGAGGCGGTGGTCGTCGACAGGGACGAGCATCCGCGGGCGGGCACGACGGTGGAGACACTGAGCAAACTCCGTCCGCTCTTTACCGAGGGTACCGTCACTGCCGGCAATGCGTCGGGGGTCAACGATGGGGCGGCGGCGCTGGTCATTGCCAGTGAAGCGGCAGCGCGTCGACATGGCCTCACGCCGATTGCCCGCATTCTCGGCGGTGCTACGGCCGGCGTGCCGCCGCGCATCATGGGCATGGGTCCCGCCCCGGCAACCGAAAGGCTCTGTGCCCGGCTCGAACTGTCGCCAGGAGACTTCGACGTCGTGGAACTCAACGAGGCCTTTGCCAGCCAGGGTATTGCGGTGCTGCGCCAGCTGGGCGTTGCCGAGGATGCCGATCATGTGAATCCCAATGGCGGCGCGATCGCCCTGGGCCATCCGCTCGGCATGAGTGGCGCGCGCATTGCCGGCACGGCAGCACTGGAGCTTGCCCTAAGCGGCAAGCGGCGGGCATTGGCGACCATGTGCATCGGGGTCGGGCAGGGCATCGCCATTGCGCTCGAGCGCGTCTAGATTGGCACCATGACCCCACGACGCCCCCTGCTTGCGGCCCTAGCGGGCGACCAAGAGATCGAAGCGCTGCTTGGCGACGCGGCGCAAGTCGCGGCCATGGTACAATTCGAACTCGCCCTGGCCCAAGCCGAAGCCGAAGTGGGGTTGATCAGCGCCGCCGCCGCGGCCGCGATCGCTAGCGGTCTGGCTGGCTTTGAACCTGATTGGGATGACCTGGCGGCCGGCATGGCACGCGATGGCGTGGTGGTCCCGGCCCTGCTGGGCCAGATGCGCCGCCGCATCGCCGCACCGCATGCCGAGGCCCTGCACAGGGGCGCGACCAGCCAGGATGCGGTCGACACCGCGCTGGTCCTGCAACTGGCTGCGGTGATTGCGATCCTGATCGCGCGGCTAACGGCCCTGCTCGATGGGCTGGACCGTCTTGCCGACCGGCAAGGCACCCAGCCGCTGATGGCTCATACGCGCATGCAGGTGGCCTTGCCCCATACGGTCGGGGCCAAGCTCGCGAGCTGGTCTGCACCACTCCGGCGGCACCTGTCCGCCCTGCAGGCCGTGCGGCGGAGCCTGCTGGTGGTGCAGCTTGGCGGGCCCATTGGCGACCGCAGCAGTTTTGGCGGACAGGGTGACGCGGTTGCGCGCGCCCTGGCACGGCAGCTCGACCTGGGTCTGGCCGAGCCCTGGCAATCGGCGCGCGATCCGCTGATCGGCTTTGGCGGGCTGCTGGCCCTCCTGACCGGTACGCTGGGCAAGATCGGGGCCGACGTAGCCCTGTTGGCCCAGAATGAAATCGGCGCCGTCGCGCTGGCGGGCGGTGGCGGTTCGTCGTCGATGGCGCACAAATCCAATCCCGTGGCCGCAGAGGTGCTGGTGGCGCTGGCGCGTTACAACGCTGGCCTGGTCGGCGTGCTGCAACAGTCGATGGTGCATGAGAACGAACGCTCGGGCGCGGCCTGGACGCTGGAATGGCTGGCCCTGCCGCCCACCGTTGTTTCCACTGGGGCCAGCCTGCGCCTCGCAAACCAGCTGCTGGGTCAGTTGAGCTTCCCCAACTCCTGAACGCCCGCGCGGCTCGCTGCGACATGATTCAATTCAAGTGTGTCCGGCCATCTTAAGGCTTGTGGCACTACGCCCTGCCAAAGGTTCGGCGGGGAAGAACCCCACGGAAACGGGCTGTTAAGGTAAATCCACCGATAATGAAGACCTGCGAACGATGTCGTCTATTCAGTGAGTTTCAGGTCATATGCGTCTAATCATCGGCATCGTCGTTGTTATCGGTTGCGTCATTGGTGGCTATCTCGGCGTGGGCGGCCATCTCTATGTGCTGTGGCAGCCCTTTGAATTCCTGATCATTCTGGGTGCGGCGATCGGCGCCTTCGTCATCGGCAATACCGGCCCGGTGATCAAAGGTACGCTGGGTGCATTCGGCACGCTGTTCAAGGGACCGAAATACAACAAGGCAGCCTATGTCGAACTGCTGGGCATGCAGTTCACCCTGTTCAAGCTGGTGCAGTCCAAGGGCATCCTGGCGCTTGAGCAGCATATCGAAAATCCTCATGAATCGTCGCTGTTCTCGCGCTTCCCGACCTTCGCCAACAATCACCATGCGGTGGAGTTCGTCTGCGATTACCTGCGCATGGTGACGCTCGGGTCAAACAATGTCCACGAGATGGAAGCGCTGATGGACGAGGAACTCGAAACGCATCACCAGGAACAGCATCGCATCGTGGCCGCCGTGCAGGCGCTCGCCGACGGTACGCCGGCGCTGGGCATCGTGGCCGCGGTTCTGGGTGTTATTCACACGATGGGGGCCATCAGCGAGCCACCCGAAGTGCTCGGCCACATGATCGGCGGCGCGTTGGTGGGTACCTTCTTCGGCGTATTTGTCGCCTACGGCTTCTTTGCGCCCTTCGCTCAGTCGCTGAACAATATCTACGAAGCGGAATCGAAGTATTTTCTTTCGCTGAAGGTGGGCTTGCTGGCGCACATTTCCGGGCAGGTGCCCGTGATGGCCATCGAGTTCGCGCGCAAGGCCCTGCTGTCCGAGGACCGTCCGAGCTTTGCCGAGATTGACGAAGCGACGGCCAATCTGACGGCCGCGACGTAGCCTGGGGTCAGGAAGCCAGAATGGCGAATTACGACCAGCCGATCATCATCAAGAAGGTCAAGAAGAACAAGCACGCCCATCACGGCGGCGCCTGGAAGATCGCCTATGCCGACTTCGTGACCGCCATGATGGCCTTCTTCCTGTTGCTCTGGCTGATCAGCATGACC comes from Devosia oryziradicis and encodes:
- a CDS encoding TetR/AcrR family transcriptional regulator, producing the protein MFELQSVRKVPVQPRAKARQELILRVAEELIAEKGSDAMSMNEIAVRAGISIGSLYQYYRDKSAVIGALGLLFHAESSACIEQEFAAVDSAATLRDAFIRLMAIYFDLLKQSPAMRDVWLAIQSDKSLHGIEMEANTRNGALLAAAMNRASPSLDAEVARVTAYAVMALGESAMRLAIGLPGPDAESVVQSYTRMALGELERLVTQEPRAT
- a CDS encoding FAD-dependent monooxygenase; amino-acid sequence: MSQVKSVLIAGAGIAGPALAFWLGKLGLNATIVERAPALRTGGYAVDFRGTAIDVLNRMGLLEQVRACDTHMGDMIYVDRNDRQMAVLPAAAMSGEIEIIRGDLVGILHDATKAGTEYIFGDAIAFIENKPDGVEVIFESGIKRHFDLVVGADGLRSSLRRMAFGPEAAQVQDLGLYASIFSVPNTLGLDYSGRLFSAPGSLAGVYSARQNREARTMFFFNSPEPLGNLRDVAAQKGAIRHRYQGQGWHVPQLLKHMDNAADFYFDSVSLVSLPKWSKGRIGLLGDAACCASPLSGMGTGLAVVGAYILAHELAACGSDFVSAFANYQARMQPFATASQKLAMSARGGFVPNSSFGIAVRNLMLKVLPLMPGNVIMKPVQDAAETVTLSPDGWAEAA
- a CDS encoding TetR/AcrR family transcriptional regulator, encoding MGHKEELLEGAKKSLLELGFARTTARDIVARSGTNLASIGYHFGSKDALMLEAITSAMEDWGNVVATAPQGIEYDRPDEKFVAVWTQIIESFHRDRPLMVASFEALIEAEHNPILKQILVQAYPASSEDLPEQFLTVEETLEPSARAALGKVLLALISGVLTQYMVDPKTAPDANQLLVGLTLLGRLLGNNSKG
- a CDS encoding MarR family winged helix-turn-helix transcriptional regulator, with the translated sequence MSPTAAQATIDIDGVMAQIRRSMAKREMGRLALRDLELPIDVADLDILAALEGCSAHSGEATVGFIAERLNVDPSRASRIVADAVDKGIVRRAASQSDSRRIVLELTEAGRAHALAIRRYKWRVFADALGHWPEDDLVTFARLFQRFSNWMAEAKENAGAR
- a CDS encoding MDR family MFS transporter, whose protein sequence is MTQSTTMPISHRRKMAIYGAVLVGMFMAVLDMQIVATALPTIAADLGKLELFGWVGASYLLATAAVTPFYGKLGDLFGRKRVFMVAIGLFVVGSLACGLAWSMESLIAARVLQGLGGGGLMTSAFGILADLFEPRERAKYQGYSSAVFTVSGLIGPVAGGFIAQAIGWEYIFLINLPIGLGLIALLAMVMPNFATGRQPKIDYSGGLLLAGAVTALVFWAEEALGGGYGGVMVYLLPLVVIAAAAAFVLVERRAAEPIVPLHLLSNSTIALSLIISVISGVATLGMLNYFALFLQTVTGLPPAFAGLLFLPSSVGSLVASVGTGFLVSRTGRYKPYPVASMALGIAVMLAFSTVNAATPIWLIGVLMFFFSVSIGLQMQTLMVAVQSTAPRQDVGAATGTLTLARMIGASLGLAANGGILTAGLLRGQAGISPETLAAMPGKMTEMTPSVIATLPAAAGQEVVSVFAAAFSMVFYSGAALFAVGLICALFIKNVKLQSHGKAPSRAPERQAVLAE
- the pcaD gene encoding 3-oxoadipate enol-lactonase, with the protein product MAFASINGVVLHFRVEGRADAPSLVLANSLGTDARIWDRVITQFTPRYRVVSYDKRGHGLSDAPPGDYRLDDHVDDLEGLLQHLGIERLALAGVSVGGLIAQAYALRHPHRLAALVLCDTAPKVGDAAMWSQRISAVRDNGLDAIVEPVMARWFSEGFRSGRSVELAGWRNMFLRMPVDGYAGTCAALRDADLRDAIGAIATPTLVIVGEQDLSTPVDLVRSMAEAIVGARFAIIPNCGHIPSIEQPQALAAAMTQFLNEVGYD
- the pcaC gene encoding 4-carboxymuconolactone decarboxylase, whose product is MTEASLYERGMATRRSVLGDTHVNGATARQTPFDADFQSFITEGAWGSVWSRPGLDKRERSLVTIALLAALGHDEELAMHVRATINTGCSPEDIKEALLHVAVYAGVPAANRAFKIAKEELGNRGEAP
- the pcaH gene encoding protocatechuate 3,4-dioxygenase subunit beta, with product MSDLVLPGADGLLYPRDRAWHPPANTPGYKSSTFRAPRQPLLALAGTTSENTGPTFGHSRPNPLDNDLIRNYSQDGTEAIGQRLIVYGQVLDENARAVPNTLVEFWQANAGGRYRHKKEGYLAALDPNFGGCGRAITDAQGFYSFRTVKPGAYPWPNGGNDWRPAHIHFSVFGHAFAQRLITQMYFEGDPMIWQCPIVGTIPDKAAIDQLIARLDRHNTTPMDALAYRFDIVLRGRRSTMFENKLEGN
- the pcaG gene encoding protocatechuate 3,4-dioxygenase subunit alpha encodes the protein MLHPVPRLKETPSQTAGPYVHIGMTPNFADIRGVYASDLGASMLTPDTVGERIVISGRVVDGAGAPVGDAVVELWQADASGAYAGPAARGEPAFLGWGRQPTDADGVFTFETIKPGAVPGPDGRPMAPHVALWIVARGVNIGLQTRLYFADEADANATDWVLTKIADPLRRATLIARREESVVPRYVLDIHLQGERETVFFDV
- a CDS encoding 3-oxoacid CoA-transferase subunit A; this encodes MDKSVADRAAAVADIEDGMTIMVGGFGGSGAPIELIHALIDRFRATGSPGKLTIINNNAGNGRIGIAAMIDAGMVAKMICSFPRSADPRAFTEKYLVGDIGLELVPQGTLAERIRAGGAGIPAFYTPTSYGTELAKGKPVAEFDGRMYVQERWLRADVAIIKAELADRQGNLTYRKAARNFSPLMAAAASLTIVQATRIVEPGTIDPEQVITPGLFVNRIVEIADAQQEEALMRAEVAY
- a CDS encoding 3-oxoacid CoA-transferase subunit B, with amino-acid sequence MDKLSNAQIAWRAAQDIADGAYVNLGIGFPEMVAKFQPLGREAIFHTENGILNFGESPPAGEEDWDLINAGKKAVTLKPGAAFFHHADSFAMVRGGHLDVAILGAYEVAETGDLANWSTGPKGVPAVGGAMDLVHGAKRVAVITDHVTKDGKPKLVKTCSLPLTGVGCVTRVYTSLAVIDIVDRRFVLREKLPAISLDDLQAVTGAELVVDGEIAELVVPEV